The genomic window GCTCGTGAAAGACATTTTCCTGCCAGTCGAAGTTCAGTGCTTCCTCCAACTGCTCCTGGAGCGCGGCGGGGTAGTGTTCGCGATGGAAAGTGTAGTAACTGCGGGAAAGGAACAGAACCAGGGCTCCGGCTCTTTTTCCGCGGGGCCGCAAATTAAGGCGCTGAAGGAATTCATGGACGGGTTCCCCCTCGGGAATCGCGAAGCGCTCCGTGGAGTCGATCTTCCATGTTCGCCACTGCCGGTATGCACGCAGGAGCTCAATCTGACCGGGCTCGACATAGACCGCCAGAAGATTCCCGGGACGATGCTTGACAAGACCCTTCAGCATCCTTCTTTATTCTCGCTTTCCTGTCCGGATCACAGAATCTTGCGGTACAGCACCTGGTACCCTTCGGGCGTCTCGGGCGCAAAACGCACGACCAGCCAGACCGTGACCGAAGGTGGTCCGGAACCGGCTTTTCCGCAAGACACGATACGGTATACTCCACCGCGTACCCACACCGCCTGCGGCCGAAGGTCCTCCCCTGGCAGATTATCCATCAAGACGGTATTACTACCATAGACCGTAAGCATCTGGAACAGCGAATCTCTTGCAGGAAACTGGAAACCATCCGTTTCGGATTCATCCGTTTCGGATTTCTCCCTTTCCGCATCCTCTTGCTTCGGCCCGTACCCGTAAAACAACTGCTGACTCATTCCGGGAATCATCAGGAGTTGATCCAGCCTGACCAAAGGGCCGTTGACAGGGCCGTAGTGCATTCCCGCACGCTTGTACTGGTCCTGTTCCATGCCGTGAAGCAGGGGAGAGTCGTCCTTGTCGATGAAGTCGGCGATCCGATCGGCCAATTCCTCCGCAGGCTCCCCTTCCATACCCCGTTTCACGAATGCCGCCTTGAGTTGGGCATGATTTGCGCGGTTCACGTTGATCTTCTGGTCTTCCCTTTCCATGATCACCACGGCGCGGCCGGTTTCGTACTCCACCAGGTGGGGGGCGCCGTCGGGCAGCCAGTTGTCCTCCCCACTCCGATCCAGCCCGAGGGAGGGACTCTGCCCCATTCGGGCCAGCGCCTCGTAGCATCCACCGATTGCAAGGTGCAATGCCTGGGACTTGCGTAGCAGGTGGGTCTGCTCTTCACCCCGTAGCCGCGTTTCGGCGCTGATCTGGAGCGCCAGCCACATGACCAGAGCGCAGATCCACAGGACCGCCACAATCACGACACCGCTTTCTTGCCCAAGCCGCAGTTTCTTCATAAGGCCGCCGCGTTCTCCCTCATTTTCGCATCACTCGCTGTCGGAGCCGGCGCCCGGGAGCGTCGGCCGGGCCACCCCTGCGGCGTTCTTCCTGTCCGTTTTCAGGGGAAAAATGAAATTGGGAATGATAGACCGCGCGTCGGCTTCCGCGTCTCCGGGCAAGACCCACTTCACCAGCACGAAGGAAGGCATGGGCGATTCCTCTTCTCCCCAGGATTCGGAAAACGAGCCTTTCTCCTGGCCGCCGAAGGTGAACGTGAGAGCGGAGACCTCAACGGAGAAGAAACGCGGCCATGACTCCTCGCTCGTTGACGGCCCGATCTCGATGAACGCCTTGATGGCGTCGGTATGGTGGGTATCCAGCGGCATCTCCGCGTAGAACAGTTTCTTCTCACGCTCGTCGAAAAGGTACCTGGCCACCACCGGGGCGCCTCCCGAAATGGCTTTCACCGAATGGGCCGTTGCCAGTGTCAGGGAATGAGCGTTTCCTTGAAACAACGGTCTGGACTCTCCATCGATTCGGATGTACGTCGGGTCGAACTGCGCAAGCTGCATCTTCATGAGATCGAGCATCGCCGGCATGTCGCTCGGTTTTCGGTTCTGTTCCCGCTCCCAGGCCCGCATGGAGAAAGTCAGAGCCACGGAGAGCATCCCGATGACGAGGCTCGAGATCAATGTCGCGAGGACCAGCTCCAGCAGGGTGAAACCGCTGCGCGAGGGGAGCACGCGCGACGGCTTGACGGTTGTTCTCCGGGTGAAGGCGGGACTCATGCGATCACCTCGACCTATCCCGGGGCACCATCAGGCTGAATTCGAGCTGTTCTCCCCGGTAGAGCAACTGCACTCGATACAAGGGGCGCGACCGTTCCCCGAACGGCGCGCTCGGCCCCACTTCGACCAGCGTCAACCGGACGGCGACCGTAGGCGTTTCAGGCATGTCGTTCAACGTCAGATCCCCTTGTTCCGCCTTGACGGGATCGGCGAGAATCTCCTGGGCCGCGGCCTCCAGCACCGGTTGGATGAGGCTCTTCTCCTTCAGACGCAGATTGAACTGGAGCGATGCGGAAATGACTCCCATGACGCCGCCCACAATCAGTGTCCCCACCAGCAGGCTCACCATGACCTCCAGGAGTGTGAAACCGTTTGCGACACGCAATAAACGGGAGTCGGGTCTTGCGATCATGAGCTCACTCTCGAAAGGTGAACGGTCCCGAACAGGGGATGAACGTACAGGCGGAAAGAACGCACCTTGTCGAACACGATCTCGATGTCGCCCCCGGACAGGCTGCCGTCCGGAAAGAAGAGCAGGCAGTAATCCCCGGTCTGCGGGTCCCGTTCCAGTTGATCGGCAAAGATGTCCACGTTTGGAGGAATGGGCCTGCGGGGCGGGTCTTCGAAATCGTAAACCCGCTCCGCTCCATTGATTCTGAAAAACACGATCGTTCCCGCATTCATGGCCCTCAACCGCGACCTCTTCAGCGTATCGACGAACTCCTGGAGGAATTCCCGGTCTTCCATCCTTCTCCAGCCCGCCCCGACGCGAGGGAGGACCAGGGCGACCGTGATGCCGATAATCACCATGACCACCATGAGCTCGAGGAATGTGAACCCCGCACGATTTCCCGGAGATGCTCCCTGCATACAATAAGTCCGAAAACGGGTTCTCATGCCGATCCGCGTTCAAGATCACACAACACCGGTTCGCCGGGCGTGTCATGCCGTGTCCCCGTGCCGGAGAGATCGCCCGCGGAGGCGCGCCGGTCGGCCGCGCAAAATACGAGGGGGAGAGCTTTATGGCCTCCCGTCAACATTACCATCCTCAGCGCAGGTTCGTATCACGCTAAAACTTGATGTCGTTGATACCGAATATGGCGGTAAACATGCTCAGAACCATCAACCCGATCACCAGACCCGTAACCACAATAACGGCCGGTTCGAGAAGGGTCATAAGTCTCTGGAGGCGCCGCTGCAGCTCCTTTTCGAAATGGTCCCCCAGGCCGAGCAGTCCTTCGCCCATGTTGCCCTGTTCCTCCGAAATGCGGAGCATGGTTCCCATACGGGAAGGGAACAGCTCGCGCGATCTAAAGAAGTTGCTCATCGAGTGGCCGATCTTGATCTCCTGATAGAGGGGTGAAATCGCCTGTTTGAGGACCGTGTTGGTCAGCAACTCCTGTCCCAGGCTCAGCGCGCGCAGGAGCGGAACGCCCGCCTGGATCATGGTCCCGAGGGTACGGCAGAACCGGGTCAGCTCGCTGTGGAGAACGAGATATCGCGTGAGAGGGAAGCGGAACAGGAAGCGGTCCAAAGCCCCTCGTGTTGCCGGGTGCCGGTACAGCTGACGCCCGCCGAAAAACACCACCCCGGCGGCGAGAACGAGAGCCCAGCCGTAGTCCTTGAGGAATATTCCCACATCGAGGAGGAATTGCGTCACGGGTGGTATTTTCTGGTGCAGATCATTGAAAATCTTGGCAAAATTTGGAATGACATAAACCAGCAGAACCACCATCGAAATAAGGCTCGTGGCAAAAAGGATAGCAGGATAGATCATCGAGGAGACGAGGCTCTGCCTGAAAGTGCGGCGCTGTTCGAGGTATTCCGCCAGGCGCCTCAGGATCGGACCGAGGGTCCCGCTGGCTTCCCCGGCCCTCACCATGTGATCGGACAGATTTCCGAAAACGTGACGGTACTTGGCGAGAGCGCCGGAAAGGTCGCTTCCGCCTTGAACCTCTTCGAGCAATCCCTTGCTGATCCTCTGAAAGACCTTGTTGGTCTGATTGCTGCTGATGAGGCCCAGCGCCCTGTCCACCGGGAGACCCGCGGAGAGCAGATCGGAAAGATCGAAGAAGAACCGAATGAGATGCTCCTCGGGTACCCTGCGCTGACGGTGACTCTTGACCGGTTTGATCTTCACGGGATAAAGGCGGCCGCTCTTCAACTTCCTCGCGGCGTCACCCTCCGAAAGCGCTTCCAGGACGCCGCGGTGCGTCTCACCCTGTCCGTCCCGCGCCTGGTACTGGAAATATCCCATGATGCCGTCCTGTTTGCTCGTTCATCCGGCCGACGCCGGATTGACCCGAGATAGTGTGTCTGCCGCCACGAAACGCCCGGACCCCGCTCCGGCGAATCTCGCCCGCTGCCGGTTCCCGGCCGGGCATGCACGGCTCATCGCCGACCGCCTCCGCCCGTTCGCGTCGTCGTCGGTCGCCCGCGCCGTTTCCAACCCGCCCGCGGGTCCAACGGACAATGGCGCAGAGGCGCGGGCCGACTCATGACAGGCTTGTCACCCTCAGCACCTCCGAGAGCGTCGTAATGCCTTCGATCACCTTCCGATAGCCATGGTGCAAAAGCGGTCGGTAGCCCGATTCGAAGGCGATCGGGGCAATGCTCCCGGCATCCTTCCCGGCGACGATCGCCGATCGGACGCTCTCATTCACCTTGAGCACCTCGAAGATTCCCTGTCTGCCCCTGAATCCGGTGTAGCCGCATCGATCGCAGCCCTTGTTCTGGCAAAGCGTAAGGGAGCGAGGCAGGTCGGGAATGATCTCGTTGAGACGGTTCCAATCGGCTTCGCGCGCAGTGTAAGGTTCCTTGCAATGAGGGCAGAGCACACGCACCAGGCGCTGGGCGAGAACCGTCAGAAGGGAGTCGGCCATCAGAAAAGACTCGATCCCGATGTCCCGGAGCCGTGTGATGGCGCCCGGCGCGTCGTTCGTGTGAAGGGTCGACAACACCAGGTGACCGGTGAGAGCCGATTCGATGGCGATGTCGGCCGTTTCCTTGTCCCGGATTTCTCCGATCAGAAGCACGTCCGGGTCTTGCCGGACAAGAGACCTGAGCGCGTTGGCGAAGGTGAGGTTTATCTGAGGCTTGACCTGGATCTGGTTGATGCCGTTGATCTGGTATTCGACGGGATCCTCGACCGTGATGATTTTTCTCACCACGGAATTCAGTTTTTTGAGGACCCCGTAAAGGGTGGTCGTCTTGCCGGAACCGGTCGGGCCGGTGACGAGGATCATACCGAAAGGCCGTTCGACAAGCTGTTCCAGGTAGGCGAGGTCCTCCCCGTCCATGCCCAGGTTGGCCAGATTGTATTCGACCCCCTCCTGAGCCAGGAGCCGGAGGACGATACTCTCTCCGTATATGGTCGGAACGGTCGAAACGCGGATGTCGACCTCGCGGTTGCCGAACTTGAGCTTGATCTTGCCGTCCTGGGGCAGCCTGCGTTCAGCGATGTTGAGGTTGGCCATCAGTTTGAGGCGGCTGACGATCGCCGCCTGCATGCTCTTCTGAGGTTGATCGAGGTCGAAGAGCACACCGTCGACTCTGCATCGGACCTGGAAACTGCGCTCGAACGGCTCGAAATGAATGTCGGATGCCCGCATGTCGAGCGCGCGCGAGATCAGGACGTTGACGAGCCTCACGATAGGCGCTTCCTGGGCCAATCCCCTCAGGTGCTCGAGATCCTCCTCGAAAGCGCTGCCGTTGAGCACCGCTCCTTCACCGGAGCGGGACTGTTCTTCGGCCTCCCTTGCCGCGGTCCCGTACAGCCGGTCGATGGCCGTTCGGATCTCCTCCCGCTGCCCAAGGCACAGACTGAGTTTCATGTCGGCGAAGTAACCGCCCAGGAGGTTCAGCACCGGCAGGTTCAAGGGATTGTTGACCACTACCTTCACCTTGCCGCTTTCGATCTGGATGGGGAGGACGGCGTGCTTGCG from Syntrophobacter fumaroxidans MPOB includes these protein-coding regions:
- a CDS encoding general secretion pathway protein GspK; protein product: MKKLRLGQESGVVIVAVLWICALVMWLALQISAETRLRGEEQTHLLRKSQALHLAIGGCYEALARMGQSPSLGLDRSGEDNWLPDGAPHLVEYETGRAVVIMEREDQKINVNRANHAQLKAAFVKRGMEGEPAEELADRIADFIDKDDSPLLHGMEQDQYKRAGMHYGPVNGPLVRLDQLLMIPGMSQQLFYGYGPKQEDAEREKSETDESETDGFQFPARDSLFQMLTVYGSNTVLMDNLPGEDLRPQAVWVRGGVYRIVSCGKAGSGPPSVTVWLVVRFAPETPEGYQVLYRKIL
- a CDS encoding PulJ/GspJ family protein translates to MSPAFTRRTTVKPSRVLPSRSGFTLLELVLATLISSLVIGMLSVALTFSMRAWEREQNRKPSDMPAMLDLMKMQLAQFDPTYIRIDGESRPLFQGNAHSLTLATAHSVKAISGGAPVVARYLFDEREKKLFYAEMPLDTHHTDAIKAFIEIGPSTSEESWPRFFSVEVSALTFTFGGQEKGSFSESWGEEESPMPSFVLVKWVLPGDAEADARSIIPNFIFPLKTDRKNAAGVARPTLPGAGSDSE
- a CDS encoding type IV pilus modification PilV family protein, producing MIARPDSRLLRVANGFTLLEVMVSLLVGTLIVGGVMGVISASLQFNLRLKEKSLIQPVLEAAAQEILADPVKAEQGDLTLNDMPETPTVAVRLTLVEVGPSAPFGERSRPLYRVQLLYRGEQLEFSLMVPRDRSR
- a CDS encoding pilus assembly FimT family protein, with amino-acid sequence MQGASPGNRAGFTFLELMVVMVIIGITVALVLPRVGAGWRRMEDREFLQEFVDTLKRSRLRAMNAGTIVFFRINGAERVYDFEDPPRRPIPPNVDIFADQLERDPQTGDYCLLFFPDGSLSGGDIEIVFDKVRSFRLYVHPLFGTVHLSRVSS
- a CDS encoding type II secretion system F family protein, with the translated sequence MGYFQYQARDGQGETHRGVLEALSEGDAARKLKSGRLYPVKIKPVKSHRQRRVPEEHLIRFFFDLSDLLSAGLPVDRALGLISSNQTNKVFQRISKGLLEEVQGGSDLSGALAKYRHVFGNLSDHMVRAGEASGTLGPILRRLAEYLEQRRTFRQSLVSSMIYPAILFATSLISMVVLLVYVIPNFAKIFNDLHQKIPPVTQFLLDVGIFLKDYGWALVLAAGVVFFGGRQLYRHPATRGALDRFLFRFPLTRYLVLHSELTRFCRTLGTMIQAGVPLLRALSLGQELLTNTVLKQAISPLYQEIKIGHSMSNFFRSRELFPSRMGTMLRISEEQGNMGEGLLGLGDHFEKELQRRLQRLMTLLEPAVIVVTGLVIGLMVLSMFTAIFGINDIKF
- a CDS encoding GspE/PulE family protein; protein product: MSESSSLLSAFRREFNLQEEQVCQLRDAYFMEGLPLADAFEQISVTDENRILRVLSQHFGIPLLEREDYPEKPVLLEGVSMVFLRKHAVLPIQIESGKVKVVVNNPLNLPVLNLLGGYFADMKLSLCLGQREEIRTAIDRLYGTAAREAEEQSRSGEGAVLNGSAFEEDLEHLRGLAQEAPIVRLVNVLISRALDMRASDIHFEPFERSFQVRCRVDGVLFDLDQPQKSMQAAIVSRLKLMANLNIAERRLPQDGKIKLKFGNREVDIRVSTVPTIYGESIVLRLLAQEGVEYNLANLGMDGEDLAYLEQLVERPFGMILVTGPTGSGKTTTLYGVLKKLNSVVRKIITVEDPVEYQINGINQIQVKPQINLTFANALRSLVRQDPDVLLIGEIRDKETADIAIESALTGHLVLSTLHTNDAPGAITRLRDIGIESFLMADSLLTVLAQRLVRVLCPHCKEPYTAREADWNRLNEIIPDLPRSLTLCQNKGCDRCGYTGFRGRQGIFEVLKVNESVRSAIVAGKDAGSIAPIAFESGYRPLLHHGYRKVIEGITTLSEVLRVTSLS